The Chryseolinea soli nucleotide sequence TTTTGAACAGACCGGGCTCACCACCGGCAAGCTCGTGGCGTTTATCATGTACATCCAGATGTTCTTCCGCCCCATCCGGATGATTGCCGACCGCTACAACACGCTGCAAATGGGGATCGTGAGTTCGTCGCGCATCATGAACCTGTTGGATGCCACCGAGCATGTGCAGGAAAATGGTGAGATCAAACCCACGCAGATCCAGGGCGCCGTGAGATTCGAGCACGTGTGGTTTGCCTATAACGAGGCCAACTACGTTTTAAAAGACATCAACCTCGACATCCAACCCGGCGAAACCGTGGCCATCGTGGGGGCAACCGGGGCTGGAAAATCCTCGATCATCAATTTGCTGAACCGGTTCTACGAGATCAACCGCGGCTCCATCCAGGTGGATGGCATCGACATCAAAGCATATGAGCTGGGATCGCTCCGCAAAAACATCGGTGTGGTGTTGCAGGATGTGTTCCTTTTCTCCGATACCATTTTTAATAACATCACCCTCGATCATCCCGAAGTGACGGAGGATATGGTTTGGCACGCCGCCGACCTGGTGGGCGCCCGCAAATTCATCGACCGCTTGCCCGGAAAACTGGGATATAACGTCATGGAACGCGGCTCTACGCTCAGTGTGGGGCAGCGGCAGTTGATTTCGTTTATCCGCGCCATGGTCTATGATCCACGGATCCTGATCCTGGACGAAGCCACCTCATCCGTCGACAGCGAAACGGAGGAAATGATCCAGCAGGCCATCGGTAAAATGATGAAAGACCGCACCTCCATTGTCATTGCCCACCGCCTTTCCACGATCCAGAAGGCCGACAAAATTATTGTGCTCGACCATGGCGAAATCAAGGAAATCGGGCGTCACGAGGACCTGCTTTTACAGGAGGGTTATTATGCCCAGCTCCACAGGATGCAGTATAAGGAGTTTGTTTGAAGCTGGCATCGGCGCAATTAACGTTTGAAGGCCGGCACTGAAGGACAAAACGTTTATATTTGTCCTGAATGCATTTTCAGAAAACGTTTTTCATTCTGTCATTTTGCCTTTGCGCGATCGCTACCTATGCGCAAAAGGCCCGTATCTACAATGGCGGCAAAAGCATGTACACCCGCGAGCGCTATGGCGCCGCAAACAAAGTGAAAGGTGCGAAGGCCAAAACGATCTGCCCCATCTTCATCACCAGCAAATATCCCTACCAGGGCATCGGCATCAAGCTTGGCGACCCTTTCGCCATCACCTATAAATATTACTTCAATAAAAGGGTTGCCGTGGCCGTCGACCTTGGGAAGGCCTCCAGCGGGCTCTACAACCGCTATTTCCGTGAGAAGTTCGACCAGTACGCTGTGCGCGACACTTTTTCCAACAAAGAGGCCACCATTGAGTACTACACCCACAAAGTGCTCGCCGATCTTATCGGCGAAGTAAAATTCCTCTACCATTTCGATGCCTCCCGGGTGTCGCAGGGCTTGCAGTTCTATGTTGGCGCCGGCTGGGAGTGGAAAAACACCAAACTGCAATACGACTACACCTACAAAGCCGATGTTTTCTCACCCGATAAATTCGGACGTTTCACGGAGACGCGATTTACGATGGGGCCTCAGGCAGTGGTCGGCATTGAGTATGCTTATTTCAAGATCCCCATTTCAGCGTTCATGGAGCTGGAATATTTTGCCGACGTGCTGGCGGACCCTGGGTGGAGAAGGGCTGAGGGGGGTGTTGGGTTGAGGTATGTTTTTTAGCGGGTAGCCCTTTTGGTTCTGTGATTTTTAGAATCCTCTATACGACAGTCATTTTGTAGTCGTTTGATTTACATTCCCGGTTCTTTACGTTCTGAATTGCCATGAACGATTCACGTGCACTTTTTTTGATGTTTGTCTTACTGTTATTCTGCGACGTACTCCAGGCACAATACCCGTTCGAAAAATTTCCCGCTATTCAGTACAAGGAGTTTGACAATTGGAAAGAATACGATCGGCTAGAGAAAGAACAAAAAATACATTTCACACTAACCATCCCCGATTTTTACGTCAACCACGATACCGTAACGATCCAACTCACGGGTTTTCGGGACAGGATGGACACTGCTCTTATTCGGGTCTTTAGAAATAAAAATCTAATTAAAAAGATAAAAGAGCCCATGTTCTTCATCAGTACGAATGTCAGAGATCAGCCGGTGCGTGTCGCCGATATAAATGGGGATTCACTAGACGATATAAAGTTGGTGATTCCCTACATGGGCAACGGCATCGCTAGCTTGAACGTGCGGGTGATCTATTTTTTTCAAAAAACCGACGGCAGTTTTCACAAAATCTCTTTCTTCGACAAAATGGGCGGGCCCGAGCGAGATTTTAACACCGACAACAATTTCGAGATCGTCACCATGACGTTGGATCATTATGAGAATCACAGCTATTGGACGTTCAATATTTACAATTTTGAAAACGGTACGTTGGTGAATCAAAATCAGAAATATGGATACCCCATTATGATCCAGTTTCTTTACCGCGACAACTATAAGGTAACGAACAAAATTTCTGCGCAAAAAATGAAATCTTTTGAAAAGACATTGCCGGAAGACTTCGACAAAAAATAAAAGCTGTAAATTGCATCTGCTTTAACCCCCACGCTGCGAAAGAGAGCGTCAACCGCCCATGAAACCGATAGCCATTACTGTTGCACTTCTCTGTTGCTTCATCACACCTACGTATGCGCAACACGGCGACGATGTTGACAGTCTGGAATATTTTAGTGACCAGGAAGATTTGGAAAAGGCCACCGTCTATTTGGACAACCTTATAAAAATGGATCCAACCTCGGCTGCCCTCCGGATGCGGAGAGCCGAATGGCTGGTCAAAATGCGCCAGTTTGACGAAGCAAAAAAAGAATTCACCAAAGTCATTGAGATCGATCCGGCAATATGGCAAGCTCACGGACAAAGAGGATCGATCTATCTGAATTCCAAACAATACGATTCTGCTATACTTGATTTCACCCAGATCATGGGCACGAGCCGGGAAGTGGATTCGTTGACGTATTCATTCAGGGCATATGCCTACCTGGAATCGAAAAATTATAAGGCGGCGTCGCGTGACTATGATTCTATCATCCGGCTGAGACCCAAAGATCCTAACCTCTTAAACAACCGGTCTTATGCCCGCGAGCAACTGGGTGATCTTAAGGGTGCGTTGCAAGACGTGAATGACGCGATCGATGCCGACAAAACATATGTCAGGGCGTATGGACCTCGAGCCCTTCTTTATTTACGGATGGGTGATCGGGATGAAGCCCTTGCCAGTATAGAAGTGTATCTAAAAGCTTATCCCCGCGATGAAATGGCAAATTGTCTGGCAGGGGAGCTTTTGTCTCATAAAAGGGATTATGAAAATGCAATTCCTCACCTCACGGTATGCGTGCAAAAAGAGGCTCGCAAAGACGCCTATCTGTTAAGAGCGATGGCCTATTACAACACAGGCGACTGCTCGGCGGCGATAACGGATTTTTTAAAAATCTTAACATTCAAACTCAGCGCGCCAGAAGAGGCCGAAGCATTGTATCACATCGGTGTCTGCAAGAACCGGCAAAAACCGAAATCGGGATGCGATTATATCAGGAGGGCATTTCAAAAAGGCACATATGATGAAAAGCAAAAGCATGCCTTATTGACGGAATGTCAATGACCTCCTCTCTATTGGTCATAATCCTTTGCCTCGGCCTCGTCGAGCTGTCCTTGTTTTTCGAAGAGGTCTTTGTACATACCCTCGGCCGCGATGAGCGCATCGTGCGTGCCTTCTTCGACAATATGACCATCGACAAGCACCACAATGCGGTTTGCTAACTTGGCAGACGACACGCGATGAGAGATGATGATGGTCGTACGTCCTTGCATGATCCGCTTCAGGCTATTCAAGATGGTGTTCTCCGTTTTCGTATCCACTGCCGACAGCGCATCATCCAACATCAATATCTTCGGCTCACGCACAATGGCCCGCGCAATCGACACGCGTTGCTTCTGTCCACCGGATAAGGTAATGCCCCGCTCGCCCACGCGTGTACTGAATCCGTTGGGAAAGCCCATAATGTTTTCATACACATCCGCATCTTTCGCGGCCTGGATCACCTTCTCCTCTTCGGGGTCCTTCAAGCCGAAGCCGATGTTGTTATAAATGGTGTCGCTAAAAAGAAATACATCTTGCGGCACATAACCGATCTGGGTTCGCAGCGCGTGCAGGTCGTAGTCGGCGATGGGGACACCGTCGATCAGGATCTCGCCATCGCGCGCGTCATACAAACGCGAGACCAGCGCCGACACCGTGCTTTTGCCCGAGCCGGTAGTGCCGATGATGGCCAGCGACTCGCCGGGCTGGATGGAGAACGAAATATTTTTTAACGCTTTGATTCCCGTGTCGGGATAGGTAAAGGATACATTTTTGAACTCCAGCTTTCCCTGGATCTCGCGATCGAGTTTTTTTTCCGAGACGATGTTGGTCTGGATCTTCAAAAACTCATTGATGCGTTTCTGCGAAGCTTCGGCGCGTTGCACAAGGCTGCTGGTCCATCCCAATGAAGTGACGGGCCATGTTAACAAGTTCACATAGATGATGAACTCGGCGATGTTGCCAAAGGTGAGGTTTCCTTGGATCACCTGCACACTTCCGGCATACACGGTGAGGATCGTGCTGATGCCGATCAGCCCCATGATGAGCGGGAAAAAGAGTGACTGCACTTTGGTGAGCTTCAGCGATTGCCGGCGATAGATATCGGTTTCCGATTCGAACTTGGAGAGCGACTGCTGTTCCCGGTTAAAGGATTTCAATACACGAATACCGCTGAAGGCTTCTTGAACAAACGTGGAGAGACGCGATTGACTTTTCTGGATCTGCTCCGACCTTCTTTCCATTTTATTGTTTACCAAAAAAATGCTGAGCGAAAGAAAAGGCAGCGGGCTGAGTGCATACAATGTTAGCTCGGGGCTTTTGCTGAACATGAAAGGGATCAGCATCATGAACAGCGTGATGAGCTGAAGACCGTACATAATGGCAGGCCCCAGATACATCCGCACGCGCCCAACATCTTCGGCAATGCGGTTCATAAGGTCGCCGGTGTTGTTCCTTCTGTAAAAGCTGAGGGGGAGGGTTTGATAATGCTCGAAGATCTCATTCTTCAGATCATATTCCACGTAGCGCGACATCACGATCAGCGTTTGCCGCACAAAGTAGAGGAAGATGCCGCGCAGGAAGGCCATCAATAAAATAAGTCCTGCATAGACTAAGATGCCGAAGGCAAAAACTTTGAAATAATCCTGCTGTTGCGGTGTGCCTTTGAAGGCTTGGAAGATGCGGATATTATCGGCCACCAGGTCGATGGAGTGTCGCACGATGATGGCGGGAACGATCTGAAAAATGTTGGAGATGATGACCCACAGCGTTCCGAAGAGGAGCAGCCATTTATATTTTAACAGGTATTTATTGAGGTACTTTAATTCTTTCATTCAAAAAAATTTGGCGGGCCTTCCGTTAAACGAAATATACTTCCAATAGTTCTTGCAAACGTTTGAAACGACGTAATTTTGCGTATTCCTTAACAAAAAGGGACCTTGGAAAACCGGGGTTTAAAACTACAACAATCAAACGTAAAACAAATCCGATGGAGATTAAAGAACTTGAAAAAGTGCAACACGCGGGCATCTTCGGCACGCTGTCACAACTGGGTCATGAACAAGTCGTGTTTTGTCAGGATTCGGCCACGGGCCTCAAAGCGATCATTGCCATTCACAACACAGTGCTGGGTCCCGCCCTCGGCGGCACGCGCATGTGGAACTACACTTCAGAGCAAGAAGCCCTCACGGACGTTTTGCGTCTCTCGCGCGGCATGACCTTCAAAGCCGCCATCAGCGGTCTGAACCTGGGCGGTGGCAAGGCTGTCATCATCGGCGACGCCAACACCATGAAAACGGAAGCCTTCCTGCGCCGTTTCGGAAAATTTGTGAACAGCCTCAATGGCAAATACATCACTGCCGAAGACGTGAACATGAAAACGACCGACATGGAGTTTGTCGCCATGGAAACCAAACACGTCACCGGCCTCCCCGAATCCATGGGGGGTGGCGGAGATCCTTCGCCGGTAACGGCCTATGGCGTTTACCTGGGCATGAAAGCCACCGCTAAAAAAGTATACGGCAACGACAGCCTCAGCGGCAAGAAGATTGCAGTTCAGGGCATTGGCCAAGTGGGCATGCACCTCGTGGAACATCTCGTAAAAGAAAACGCCACGGTCTACATCACCGACATCCACGAAGCCAAAGTAGCCGACATCGTCCGCAAACACGGCGTGACGGCCGTAGGTCAGGATGCCATCTATGACCTCGACATGGACATCTACGCCCCCTGCGCCCTGGGTGCCACGGTAAACGACGACACGATCGTCCGCCTCAAGTGCAGCATCATCGCCGGCGCCGCCAACAACCAGCTCAAAGACGAAGTAAAACACGGCTACATGCTGGTTGACCGCTCCATCGCCTACGCTCCCGACTTCCTCATCAATGCCGGAGGACTGATCAATGTCTATAACGAATACCTCGGGCACTATAACCGCCAGCGGGTTATGGAGCAAACGGAGAAGATCTATGATACGTGCTTGAATATTTTAAACCTGGCCACCCGCGAGAAGCTGTCGAGCCAGGAAGCGGCCATAAAGCTGTGTGAGAAGCGGATAGCGGAGATGGCGCTTGTGAAAGTATCGAGATAGCTTTTCAGGAGCCAGAATCCAGAAGCCAGGAGCCAGGAGCTAGTGCTTCGGCGGCAGTAGCCAGTAGTCAGTAGCCAGTAGGGTGCGGGAGTGAGGTGTGAGGGTCGAGTGTTGGTGGTTTGAGTTTGTAAACGTTTCCGCTGACTTACCATGACACCCACCAATCATTCCAACGCACTTGACGCTGGCTCCTGAATACTGGATTCTGAAGACCAACCCCTAAGTACTGACCCCCGGGATCCTGACTACAGACTCCCAAGTACTGGTGGCCCTGGCTACTGGCTACTGACTGCCGCCTGCCAAGCACTGGCTTCTGGCTCCTGGCTCCTGATAACATCCTCCCAAGCTCAAGAAATCCCCATCCCGTTAGTGAAAGCTGGCGGGATGTTTTATTTTTGTGCCCCCGTTACCTTTTGTATAATAGTGATGGGTTAATCGTCTGGGTTTGGATTTTTTTGGGCCCGGATTTTACTTTAAACGCTGTTCTTTACCATGCTTAACAGAAGAAGCCTTCGAATAAAAGTGATGCAGAGCCTGTTTGCACTGCAACAATGCAAAGAAGCCAATTATGAATTGTGCCTCGAAAAAATAAACGAAGCCTTTTTGCCCGACCTCAATTCCATGGAGGTGCAGGACAAGCCGCTGCTGAACGCCCAAAAGAAAAAGGCGGCAAAACTGTTTGAATCCACGTTTGCCAAGCATGAGACCTCGGTGGACCATGAAGATGCCAAGATCAAGAAAGTGGTGAACGAATGCTTCGTTTTCTACAGCAAACAAACCAAAAAAGACACCGATTTTTTCCGCAAGAACCTGGTGAGCGAAGTAGAGAAGATCTACGACCGCTACATCGAGGTGCTCAAGCTGGTGCCGGCCTTTGCCGAACTGGCTGCCGCCGATAAAAAAGTGAGCCACAAAAATTTTGTGAACAACGCCTGGATAAAGGGCCTGGTGGAAAGTGAAGCGCTGAACAAAGACGCCCTGAAATTGGGCCGTCACTGGCAGGACAAGCCGGAGCGCGTGAAGGTGTGGTTCCGCGATGTGATCCGCCAGGAAAATGAATACCTGAACTATCTCGACAAGAAAAGTCCCACGCTGGAAGACCAGAAAAAATTCATCAACCACCTCTACAAAAAAGTGATCCTGGGAAAGACCGTCATCAACGACTTTTTTGAGGAAGAGGTGTTGCGTTGGGCAGAGGACAAGGACATTGTGAAAGGCATGGTGGAGAAGACCATCAAGTCGTTCGATCCCGAGGCAAAGACGCCGCTGACCTTGCACACGTTGTCGATCAACTGGGACGACGACAAGGCATTTATTGAAAACCTGTACGACACCACCGCGTCGCTGGATGTGAAATACAAAGAGCTTATTGCCAACAACACGCGCAACTGGGAGGTGGACCGTTTGCCGCTGACCGACCGGGTGATCCTGGAGATGGCCATTGCCGAGTTGCTGATTTTCCCCAACATTCCGGTAAAAGTTTCTATGAACGAATACATCGAGCTGGCCAAGAACTACAGCACCCCCAACAGCCGCCAGTTCATCAACGGCATTCTCGACGTGATTGCCAAGGAATTGAAAGACGCCGGCACCCTGAAAAAGAGCGGTCGCGGGTTGATCGACAACAAATAAAAACGCCCTTTGCCGGGTTAATCACCGGAACGTCCCGGCAGGGCCGGAAGCGATTTGTTAAAAATTGTTAAAATTTTGAATTTGCGCAGAAACCCTAATTAATTTTAAACTTTTATGAGCAAAAAGAGCGGAAATACATTGATGGCTTTTCTTTTCGGTGCGGCAGCGGGCGCGATTTTGGGCATACTGTACGCTCCCGACAAGGGAACAAATACCCGTGAAAAGTTGTCGTTCCAGTTAGACAAATACCGGAACATGCTCCAGGACCTGATCAACGATTTCGTGTCAGGTAAAGAAACACCGCTCACCAGCGAAGCCAAATCGCAGGGCCAGAAAGTGGTGGACGAAGCGAAGAACAAGGCCGAGCGCCTGTTGGAAGATGTGGACGACTTGTTGGAACAGATCCGCGGCAAAAAAGGTTAACCCCGCTGAACGTTGAATTGAAAAACAGAAGAACCGATAAATTTAAATGAACATGAAACAGTATTTGGTAAAGCCTTTCATTCTGCTGGCCTTTGTGGCCGTGATGACCAGCGCCTGCAAGGACAAGAACGCCGAGAAGCGGATCGCACAACTGGAAAGCCGCCTGGCTGAATTAGAAGGCAAGAAAACCGCCACACCGGGAGCACCCGCCCCCACCACGCCGGCCCCTGAGGCAAAACCCGAAGGCCCGCTGCCCAAGATGGAATTCCAGACCCAAGACCACGACTTCGGCACGATCAACGAAGGCGATGTAGTGGAATATACTTATGCCTTTAAAAACACCGGCGAAGCACCCCTCATCATCCAAGGTGCGCAAGGCTCCTGCGGATGCACGGTGCCCGATTGGACAAAAGAGTCCATCCCGGTTGGTGGAACGGGCTTTGTGAAAGCGAAATTCGACAGCAACGGAAAATCCAATATTCAGAACAAGACCGTGACGGTAACGGCCAACACCTGGCCCAAACAAACGGTGCTGCGCTTCAAGGCGATGGTGACCCCCAAGGCGGGCCCTGCGAAGTAAGCGCATCCGAGATCAACCAACGCATCCCAATCTGCCTGAGCAGGTTGGGATGTTTGTTTTAATTGAGATACCTTTGAAGCCTTAAAAAAAATTTCAGACTTATGTATTCCATCCTATTGCAAGCATCATCCGGATTTCAGGTACAACAATTGATCCCCATTGCCGGTATTATCCTGGTGTTTTATTTCTTCATGATCCGTCCGCAGCAAAAGAAAGCCAAAGACGGAAAGAAGTTCATCGACGAACTGAAGAAGGGCGACTATGTTGTAACTATTGGAGGCGCACACGGTTATATAGCCGAAATGGAAGGCGATACCTTTATCTTGGAAGTGGAGAAAGGCGGACGCATCCGCTTCAATAAGACCGCCATTTCAATGGAGGCTACCAAAGCCGCCAACACAAAAAAATAATACCGGATTGAGGGGTTAAACCAAAACGGGACACGATCCCGGCGGTACGCAGTGACGCAACATGTGGACTGTGAAAAAGTAATTCGACCGATACGCGATGAGTTTTTTCAAATCCATATTCAACATACTTCGATTTAACCGGAAAAACTGGAACGCCATCGTGCTGTGCATTTTTGCCGCGATGGTGTTCTGGTTTTTTAATGCCCTCAACAAGAACTACACCACCAATATTAATTTTCCGTTAGCCTTTGATTACGACCACGAAAACTTTGTCCCCGTGCGCCCGTTGCCCAAGTCGGTGCGCATCAACGTTTCGGGCATCGGTTGGAACCTGTTCCGCCGCAGTGCCGGGTTGAAAGTGCCCGCGCTCGTGATCTCCCTGGAGCGACCTGCCGACGTGAGAAAGATCGTGGGGAGCACTTTGCCGGCGTTGTTCTCCACACAGTTGGAAGAGTTTAAGATCAACTTCGTTATTAGCGACACCCTGCGCATCGCCATCGAACCCAAGGCCTCGCGCTGGATCCATCTGCGCCTCGATTCGCCGAGCATCTTATTTCGCGATGGCTATGCCATCACAAGCCCCGTCTCGGTCGTGCCGGATTCGGTGTTTATCGAAGGGCCGCAAAAGCTCATCAACAGTTTGTCCAGCCAGTTGTATTTGAAGATACCCGATCGCAACATCGACGAGAACTTTCACGACGATGTGGAGGTTACATTCCTGAACAACGAGTTGGTGAAGCGCGACCCCCCGACCGTGGCCGTGAGCTTCTCCGTCGATCGCATGGTGGAGCGCGACGACTCCATTTCACTGAAAGTGATCAATCCGCCCAAGCGCGCATGGGCTTTCATCGAGCGAAAGAAAATTCCCTGCAAGGTGACGATCCCGCAAAGTGCGTTGGCTTCTTATCATCCTGACTCGGTAAAAGCGGTAGTTGATTTAGGGAACCTGGGCCGTGGAGAAAAGAAACTCTTCCCGGTGTTGACGGGTTTACCTCCCTATTCAAAAGTGCTTGCCGTGGACTCCATTTACGTAAAGTTTTAACCTTTTGCATCAACCGCTACAAATTGGCATTACAGGGGGCATCGGCTCAGGCAAGAGCCTGGTAAGCAGAATTTTCCGGGCACTAAACGTACCCACGTATGATGCTGACAGCCACGCGAAAGAACTAATGACCACCGATGGAATACTCGTGCAACAGATCAAGAAAGAATTCGGAGAATTGTCGTTCCATGAGGATGGGAGCCTGAACCGTGGATACTTGAGCCGCACTGTGTTTAATGATGTAGAGAAGTTGGAAAGACTGAACCGTTTGGTGCATCCGCGGGTAGGCCAAAATTACAAACAATGGGTAGCGCGTAACCGGCACTATCCTTATGTCCTGAAAGAGGCCGCCCTGCTCTTTGAAGCAGGGTCTCATCAATCACTAGACAAAGTTATCGTGGTTCACGCTCCGGAAGCCTTGAGAATAAAACGTGTGCTCGCCAGAGACCCGCAGCGCACAGAAGAACAAGTAAAAGCCATCATCCGAAACCAAATGCCGGAGGAAGAAAAAATGAAACAGGCAGACCACATTGTCGTAAACGATGAAACAGCGTTGTTGATTCCGCAGGTTCTGGAGTTGCACCAACAGTTCATCGCCGTCGGCCTGACTCCTTCACGCGCCTGAACCGGAATCCATCCTTCGTGTTAATCTAAATAGCTATCGAACTTATAATATGCGTTCATTTTTGAGAATCAGTGGAGTATTTTTTGCCGTAGTGGTACTGGCGTCGTGCGCAAAAAAGAAAGATTTCGCGACCGGTGGCAAGAAGCCGCAAGGGCCGTTGTCGGTGGATGGATTTGTGGTAAGCGCCCGTTCGATCAGCGAAAAAATTGAAGTGCCCGGCTCGTTATTGCCTTTCGAAGAAACACCTATTCGCGCGGAAGTGGGAGGGCGCATCGTGCAATTGAACATCAAAGAAGGTGGTCTCGTCCAGGGAGGAACGTTGTTGGTGAAATTGTTCGACAAAGACCTGCAAGCCAGCCTCCACAAGCTGGAAGTGCAATTGCAGATCAAGCAAAAGACCGAAGAACGCAGCAACGAGCTGTTGAAGATCAATGGCATCAGCCAACAAGACTATGACCTCAGCGCACTCGATGTAGAAAACCTGAAAGCCGATATTGAGTCCACCCGCATCGCCATTTCCAAGACAGAGATCCGCGCGCCGTATACCGGCAGAGTTGGTTTACGCGGCATCAGTCTCGGTTCCTACATCGCGCCCACCGACATCATCACCACGTTGCGCCAGGTAGACAAACTGAAACTTGAATTTTCTATTCCTGAAAAATATGCCAAGGAGATTGTAGCCGGATACGTAGTCACCTTCATGGTCGACGGCGGCAAGGACTATCACCGAGCCACGGTGATGGCCACCGAAAACAGCGTAGACGCCAACACGCGTACACTCAAAGTGCGGGCCACCGTGAACGAGAACCACCGCGAGCTGGTGCCCGGCGTATTTGCCAAAGTGAATTTGCAATTGGGTAAAGACGACCAGGCATTGCTGGTGCCGACCCAGTCCATCATTCCCACGGCCCGCGACAAGCAAGTTATTTTACTCCGAAAAGACAGCGCCTCCTATACGGTGGTCGAAACCGGTATCCGCGACTCAGCCTTTGTTCAGATCGTGAAAGGGTTGAAAGTAGGCGATACCGTGATCACTACCGGGTTAATGGCCATCCGGCCGAATGCAAAGATTAAAGTCATGCGGGTTTCATCCCAGAAGTGACAGGATCATTTTTTTCTAACGTCTTTAGGTTATGAACATATCAGAAATAAGTTTAAAACGTCCCGTCCTGGCGTTTGTGATGAACATCATCATTGTGCTGTTTGGGATCATCGGTTTTAAATTTTTAGGGATCCGCGACTACCCGGCCATCGACCCACCAAACGTGAACGTGCGCACGAGCTATTCGGGCGCCAACGCCGACATCATTGAGTCGCAGATCACCGAGCCGTTGGAAAAATCCATCAACGGCATCGCGGGCATCAAGAACATCACCTCGTCGTCCAGCCAGGGTACCAGCAACATTAACATTGAGTTCGAGTTGGGTGTGGATTTGGAAACGGCGACAAACGACGTGCGCGATAAAGTTTCACAATCGTCGCGCTCGCTTCCGCAAGATCTCACGACACCTCCCGTCGTATCGAAGGCCGACGCTAACTCCGACGCCATCATCTCCATGACGGTGCAGAGCAAAACACGCAACCCGCTGCAGTTGACCGAGTATGCCAACAACACCCTCGTTGAACGCTTGCAGACAATTCCCGGTGTGAGCAGTGTGCAGGTTTGGGGTGA carries:
- the coaE gene encoding dephospho-CoA kinase (Dephospho-CoA kinase (CoaE) performs the final step in coenzyme A biosynthesis.), whose protein sequence is MHQPLQIGITGGIGSGKSLVSRIFRALNVPTYDADSHAKELMTTDGILVQQIKKEFGELSFHEDGSLNRGYLSRTVFNDVEKLERLNRLVHPRVGQNYKQWVARNRHYPYVLKEAALLFEAGSHQSLDKVIVVHAPEALRIKRVLARDPQRTEEQVKAIIRNQMPEEEKMKQADHIVVNDETALLIPQVLELHQQFIAVGLTPSRA
- a CDS encoding efflux RND transporter periplasmic adaptor subunit; its protein translation is MRISGVFFAVVVLASCAKKKDFATGGKKPQGPLSVDGFVVSARSISEKIEVPGSLLPFEETPIRAEVGGRIVQLNIKEGGLVQGGTLLVKLFDKDLQASLHKLEVQLQIKQKTEERSNELLKINGISQQDYDLSALDVENLKADIESTRIAISKTEIRAPYTGRVGLRGISLGSYIAPTDIITTLRQVDKLKLEFSIPEKYAKEIVAGYVVTFMVDGGKDYHRATVMATENSVDANTRTLKVRATVNENHRELVPGVFAKVNLQLGKDDQALLVPTQSIIPTARDKQVILLRKDSASYTVVETGIRDSAFVQIVKGLKVGDTVITTGLMAIRPNAKIKVMRVSSQK
- the yajC gene encoding preprotein translocase subunit YajC — its product is MYSILLQASSGFQVQQLIPIAGIILVFYFFMIRPQQKKAKDGKKFIDELKKGDYVVTIGGAHGYIAEMEGDTFILEVEKGGRIRFNKTAISMEATKAANTKK
- a CDS encoding YbbR-like domain-containing protein, whose translation is MSFFKSIFNILRFNRKNWNAIVLCIFAAMVFWFFNALNKNYTTNINFPLAFDYDHENFVPVRPLPKSVRINVSGIGWNLFRRSAGLKVPALVISLERPADVRKIVGSTLPALFSTQLEEFKINFVISDTLRIAIEPKASRWIHLRLDSPSILFRDGYAITSPVSVVPDSVFIEGPQKLINSLSSQLYLKIPDRNIDENFHDDVEVTFLNNELVKRDPPTVAVSFSVDRMVERDDSISLKVINPPKRAWAFIERKKIPCKVTIPQSALASYHPDSVKAVVDLGNLGRGEKKLFPVLTGLPPYSKVLAVDSIYVKF